A window of Gambusia affinis linkage group LG03, SWU_Gaff_1.0, whole genome shotgun sequence contains these coding sequences:
- the LOC122828590 gene encoding centriolin-like isoform X2 codes for MRGGDEEEEDRELNANPLQNHMRVQLPSTMSRKDGQLEGRLDDLLSRIAMETQEIKELEQQLTSNQILANEALQRDLQEATTGLQDYLRGLRQQARRSQQQVHVLQTENQSLRRLLQDSHRHCRMVQDPQEELSALWTEVQALRVRQAELEAELQQLRAEPAHQTTSSMMSPSQDPAPISLLDLNVQLDQFYPTRLQLERLPDSLPEPKNQTEPQHGASSTDSLSAERVHGSAHQNRTGRQEVRPGQNQTVEQNLAPSLASQGTQDSGLELQYLSSPDRGRHQEALPSGGRIRPTPHDPTKVVSAGTSQSFPAGGRMSRRREKQGGRCVSDCLEEKKMQRSLRRHRSVLQVCDELVCLEETLVQRRAELRQADRLLLEAQNCRRTARRDADSLQYQLDDSATCLLEATGHLRELQDGAELLRRKREEEERRLRKMEEQLRSRQEGLQQVESKVTRAANRLADLLSDCREARERLDSLTCQEQHSVWLPRGSRELEDRRRRTNRSGTRTSCPPFII; via the exons atgagaggaggagatgaagaagaggaggacagAGAGCTGAACGCT AACCCGCTGCAGAACCACATGAGGGTCCAGCTACCCAGCACCATGAGCAGGAAGGACGGCCAGCTGGAGGGTCGCCTTGACGACCTCCTGTCACGCATCGCCATGGAGACGCAGGAGATCAAAgagctggagcagcagctgaccagca ATCAGATTCTGGCCAACGAAGCGCTGCAGAGGGATCTGCAGGAGGCGACTACTGGACTGCAGGACTACCTGAGAGGGCTGAGGCAGCAG gccCGGCGGTCTCAGCAGCAGGTCCATGTTCTTCAGACGGAAAACCAGAGCCTGCGGCGCCTCCTGCAGGACTCCCACAGACACTGCAGGATGGTGCAGGACCCTCAG GAGGAGCTGTCTGCCCTGTGGACGGAGGTTCAGGCTCTGAGGGTCCGACAGGCAGagctggaggcggagcttcagcaGCTGAGGGCGGAGCCAGCCCACCAG acTACTTCCAGCATGATGTCACCATCGCAAGATCCCGCCCCCATTTCTCTGCTAGACTTAAAT gtcCAACTGGACCAGTTTTACCCGACCCGATTACAGCTGGAGCGGCTTCCCGACAGTCTACCAGAACCAAAGAACCAGACGGAACCACAGCATGGAGCCAG TTCTACAGACTCTCTGAGCGCCGAGCGGGTCCACGGGTCGGCCCACCAGAACCGGACCGGCAGGCAGGAGGTCCGACCGGGCCAGAACCAGACAGTGGAGCAGAACCTG GCTCCCAGTCTGGCCTCTCAAGGGACTCAGGACTCCGGTTTGGAGCTGCAGTATCTCAGTTCTCCCGACAGGGGGCGACATCAGGAAGCGCTTCCTTCAGGAG GACGAATTCGTCCAACACCCCATGACCCGACTAAAGTTGTCTCTGCTGGTACCTCCCAAAGTTTTCCAGCAGGGGGCAGGATGTCAAGGCGCAGAGAAAAG cagggAGGCAGATGTGTGTCAGACTGCCTGGAAGAGAAGAAGATGCAACGGTCCCTGCGGCGACACAG gagtGTGCTGCAGGTGTGTGATGAGCTGGTGTGTTTGGAGGAAACTCTGGTGCAGAGACGGGCGGAGCTTCGCCAGGCCGACCGGCTGCTGCTGGAGGCTCAGAACTGCCGCCGGACAGCCAGGAGAgac GCTGACTCGCTGCAGTACCAACTGGACGACAGCGCCACCTGTCTGCTGGAGGCCACAGGGCACCTCAG GGAGCTGCAGGATGGGGCGGAGctgctgaggaggaagagggaggaagaggagcggcgACTCAGGAAGATGGAGGAGCAACTGAGGAGCCGACAGGAGGGGCTGCAGCAGGTGGAGTCAAAGGTCACCAGAGCTGCAAATAG ACTAGCTGATCTGCTTTCAGACTGTCGGGAGGCTCGGGAGCGCCTGGACTCTCTCACCTGTCAG
- the LOC122828590 gene encoding centriolin-like isoform X3 yields the protein MRGGDEEEEDRELNANPLQNHMRVQLPSTMSRKDGQLEGRLDDLLSRIAMETQEIKELEQQLTSNQILANEALQRDLQEATTGLQDYLRGLRQQARRSQQQVHVLQTENQSLRRLLQDSHRHCRMVQDPQQEELSALWTEVQALRVRQAELEAELQQLRAEPAHQTTSSMMSPSQDPAPISLLDLNVQLDQFYPTRLQLERLPDSLPEPKNQTEPQHGASSTDSLSAERVHGSAHQNRTGRQEVRPGQNQTVEQNLAPSLASQGTQDSGLELQYLSSPDRGRHQEALPSGGRIRPTPHDPTKVVSAGTSQSFPAGGRMSRRREKGGRCVSDCLEEKKMQRSLRRHRSVLQVCDELVCLEETLVQRRAELRQADRLLLEAQNCRRTARRDADSLQYQLDDSATCLLEATGHLRELQDGAELLRRKREEEERRLRKMEEQLRSRQEGLQQVESKVTRAANRLADLLSDCREARERLDSLTCQEQHSVWLPRGSRELEDRRRRTNRSGTRTSCPPFII from the exons atgagaggaggagatgaagaagaggaggacagAGAGCTGAACGCT AACCCGCTGCAGAACCACATGAGGGTCCAGCTACCCAGCACCATGAGCAGGAAGGACGGCCAGCTGGAGGGTCGCCTTGACGACCTCCTGTCACGCATCGCCATGGAGACGCAGGAGATCAAAgagctggagcagcagctgaccagca ATCAGATTCTGGCCAACGAAGCGCTGCAGAGGGATCTGCAGGAGGCGACTACTGGACTGCAGGACTACCTGAGAGGGCTGAGGCAGCAG gccCGGCGGTCTCAGCAGCAGGTCCATGTTCTTCAGACGGAAAACCAGAGCCTGCGGCGCCTCCTGCAGGACTCCCACAGACACTGCAGGATGGTGCAGGACCCTCAG CAGGAGGAGCTGTCTGCCCTGTGGACGGAGGTTCAGGCTCTGAGGGTCCGACAGGCAGagctggaggcggagcttcagcaGCTGAGGGCGGAGCCAGCCCACCAG acTACTTCCAGCATGATGTCACCATCGCAAGATCCCGCCCCCATTTCTCTGCTAGACTTAAAT gtcCAACTGGACCAGTTTTACCCGACCCGATTACAGCTGGAGCGGCTTCCCGACAGTCTACCAGAACCAAAGAACCAGACGGAACCACAGCATGGAGCCAG TTCTACAGACTCTCTGAGCGCCGAGCGGGTCCACGGGTCGGCCCACCAGAACCGGACCGGCAGGCAGGAGGTCCGACCGGGCCAGAACCAGACAGTGGAGCAGAACCTG GCTCCCAGTCTGGCCTCTCAAGGGACTCAGGACTCCGGTTTGGAGCTGCAGTATCTCAGTTCTCCCGACAGGGGGCGACATCAGGAAGCGCTTCCTTCAGGAG GACGAATTCGTCCAACACCCCATGACCCGACTAAAGTTGTCTCTGCTGGTACCTCCCAAAGTTTTCCAGCAGGGGGCAGGATGTCAAGGCGCAGAGAAAAG ggAGGCAGATGTGTGTCAGACTGCCTGGAAGAGAAGAAGATGCAACGGTCCCTGCGGCGACACAG gagtGTGCTGCAGGTGTGTGATGAGCTGGTGTGTTTGGAGGAAACTCTGGTGCAGAGACGGGCGGAGCTTCGCCAGGCCGACCGGCTGCTGCTGGAGGCTCAGAACTGCCGCCGGACAGCCAGGAGAgac GCTGACTCGCTGCAGTACCAACTGGACGACAGCGCCACCTGTCTGCTGGAGGCCACAGGGCACCTCAG GGAGCTGCAGGATGGGGCGGAGctgctgaggaggaagagggaggaagaggagcggcgACTCAGGAAGATGGAGGAGCAACTGAGGAGCCGACAGGAGGGGCTGCAGCAGGTGGAGTCAAAGGTCACCAGAGCTGCAAATAG ACTAGCTGATCTGCTTTCAGACTGTCGGGAGGCTCGGGAGCGCCTGGACTCTCTCACCTGTCAG
- the LOC122828590 gene encoding centriolin-like isoform X7, whose protein sequence is MRGGDEEEEDRELNANPLQNHMRVQLPSTMSRKDGQLEGRLDDLLSRIAMETQEIKELEQQLTSNQILANEALQRDLQEATTGLQDYLRGLRQQARRSQQQVHVLQTENQSLRRLLQDSHRHCRMVQDPQEELSALWTEVQALRVRQAELEAELQQLRAEPAHQVQLDQFYPTRLQLERLPDSLPEPKNQTEPQHGASSTDSLSAERVHGSAHQNRTGRQEVRPGQNQTVEQNLAPSLASQGTQDSGLELQYLSSPDRGRHQEALPSGGRIRPTPHDPTKVVSAGTSQSFPAGGRMSRRREKQGGRCVSDCLEEKKMQRSLRRHRSVLQVCDELVCLEETLVQRRAELRQADRLLLEAQNCRRTARRDADSLQYQLDDSATCLLEATGHLRELQDGAELLRRKREEEERRLRKMEEQLRSRQEGLQQVESKVTRAANRLADLLSDCREARERLDSLTCQEQHSVWLPRGSRELEDRRRRTNRSGTRTSCPPFII, encoded by the exons atgagaggaggagatgaagaagaggaggacagAGAGCTGAACGCT AACCCGCTGCAGAACCACATGAGGGTCCAGCTACCCAGCACCATGAGCAGGAAGGACGGCCAGCTGGAGGGTCGCCTTGACGACCTCCTGTCACGCATCGCCATGGAGACGCAGGAGATCAAAgagctggagcagcagctgaccagca ATCAGATTCTGGCCAACGAAGCGCTGCAGAGGGATCTGCAGGAGGCGACTACTGGACTGCAGGACTACCTGAGAGGGCTGAGGCAGCAG gccCGGCGGTCTCAGCAGCAGGTCCATGTTCTTCAGACGGAAAACCAGAGCCTGCGGCGCCTCCTGCAGGACTCCCACAGACACTGCAGGATGGTGCAGGACCCTCAG GAGGAGCTGTCTGCCCTGTGGACGGAGGTTCAGGCTCTGAGGGTCCGACAGGCAGagctggaggcggagcttcagcaGCTGAGGGCGGAGCCAGCCCACCAG gtcCAACTGGACCAGTTTTACCCGACCCGATTACAGCTGGAGCGGCTTCCCGACAGTCTACCAGAACCAAAGAACCAGACGGAACCACAGCATGGAGCCAG TTCTACAGACTCTCTGAGCGCCGAGCGGGTCCACGGGTCGGCCCACCAGAACCGGACCGGCAGGCAGGAGGTCCGACCGGGCCAGAACCAGACAGTGGAGCAGAACCTG GCTCCCAGTCTGGCCTCTCAAGGGACTCAGGACTCCGGTTTGGAGCTGCAGTATCTCAGTTCTCCCGACAGGGGGCGACATCAGGAAGCGCTTCCTTCAGGAG GACGAATTCGTCCAACACCCCATGACCCGACTAAAGTTGTCTCTGCTGGTACCTCCCAAAGTTTTCCAGCAGGGGGCAGGATGTCAAGGCGCAGAGAAAAG cagggAGGCAGATGTGTGTCAGACTGCCTGGAAGAGAAGAAGATGCAACGGTCCCTGCGGCGACACAG gagtGTGCTGCAGGTGTGTGATGAGCTGGTGTGTTTGGAGGAAACTCTGGTGCAGAGACGGGCGGAGCTTCGCCAGGCCGACCGGCTGCTGCTGGAGGCTCAGAACTGCCGCCGGACAGCCAGGAGAgac GCTGACTCGCTGCAGTACCAACTGGACGACAGCGCCACCTGTCTGCTGGAGGCCACAGGGCACCTCAG GGAGCTGCAGGATGGGGCGGAGctgctgaggaggaagagggaggaagaggagcggcgACTCAGGAAGATGGAGGAGCAACTGAGGAGCCGACAGGAGGGGCTGCAGCAGGTGGAGTCAAAGGTCACCAGAGCTGCAAATAG ACTAGCTGATCTGCTTTCAGACTGTCGGGAGGCTCGGGAGCGCCTGGACTCTCTCACCTGTCAG
- the LOC122828590 gene encoding centriolin-like isoform X5, which produces MRVQLPSTMSRKDGQLEGRLDDLLSRIAMETQEIKELEQQLTSNQILANEALQRDLQEATTGLQDYLRGLRQQARRSQQQVHVLQTENQSLRRLLQDSHRHCRMVQDPQQEELSALWTEVQALRVRQAELEAELQQLRAEPAHQTTSSMMSPSQDPAPISLLDLNVQLDQFYPTRLQLERLPDSLPEPKNQTEPQHGASSTDSLSAERVHGSAHQNRTGRQEVRPGQNQTVEQNLAPSLASQGTQDSGLELQYLSSPDRGRHQEALPSGGRIRPTPHDPTKVVSAGTSQSFPAGGRMSRRREKQGGRCVSDCLEEKKMQRSLRRHRSVLQVCDELVCLEETLVQRRAELRQADRLLLEAQNCRRTARRDADSLQYQLDDSATCLLEATGHLRELQDGAELLRRKREEEERRLRKMEEQLRSRQEGLQQVESKVTRAANRLADLLSDCREARERLDSLTCQEQHSVWLPRGSRELEDRRRRTNRSGTRTSCPPFII; this is translated from the exons ATGAGGGTCCAGCTACCCAGCACCATGAGCAGGAAGGACGGCCAGCTGGAGGGTCGCCTTGACGACCTCCTGTCACGCATCGCCATGGAGACGCAGGAGATCAAAgagctggagcagcagctgaccagca ATCAGATTCTGGCCAACGAAGCGCTGCAGAGGGATCTGCAGGAGGCGACTACTGGACTGCAGGACTACCTGAGAGGGCTGAGGCAGCAG gccCGGCGGTCTCAGCAGCAGGTCCATGTTCTTCAGACGGAAAACCAGAGCCTGCGGCGCCTCCTGCAGGACTCCCACAGACACTGCAGGATGGTGCAGGACCCTCAG CAGGAGGAGCTGTCTGCCCTGTGGACGGAGGTTCAGGCTCTGAGGGTCCGACAGGCAGagctggaggcggagcttcagcaGCTGAGGGCGGAGCCAGCCCACCAG acTACTTCCAGCATGATGTCACCATCGCAAGATCCCGCCCCCATTTCTCTGCTAGACTTAAAT gtcCAACTGGACCAGTTTTACCCGACCCGATTACAGCTGGAGCGGCTTCCCGACAGTCTACCAGAACCAAAGAACCAGACGGAACCACAGCATGGAGCCAG TTCTACAGACTCTCTGAGCGCCGAGCGGGTCCACGGGTCGGCCCACCAGAACCGGACCGGCAGGCAGGAGGTCCGACCGGGCCAGAACCAGACAGTGGAGCAGAACCTG GCTCCCAGTCTGGCCTCTCAAGGGACTCAGGACTCCGGTTTGGAGCTGCAGTATCTCAGTTCTCCCGACAGGGGGCGACATCAGGAAGCGCTTCCTTCAGGAG GACGAATTCGTCCAACACCCCATGACCCGACTAAAGTTGTCTCTGCTGGTACCTCCCAAAGTTTTCCAGCAGGGGGCAGGATGTCAAGGCGCAGAGAAAAG cagggAGGCAGATGTGTGTCAGACTGCCTGGAAGAGAAGAAGATGCAACGGTCCCTGCGGCGACACAG gagtGTGCTGCAGGTGTGTGATGAGCTGGTGTGTTTGGAGGAAACTCTGGTGCAGAGACGGGCGGAGCTTCGCCAGGCCGACCGGCTGCTGCTGGAGGCTCAGAACTGCCGCCGGACAGCCAGGAGAgac GCTGACTCGCTGCAGTACCAACTGGACGACAGCGCCACCTGTCTGCTGGAGGCCACAGGGCACCTCAG GGAGCTGCAGGATGGGGCGGAGctgctgaggaggaagagggaggaagaggagcggcgACTCAGGAAGATGGAGGAGCAACTGAGGAGCCGACAGGAGGGGCTGCAGCAGGTGGAGTCAAAGGTCACCAGAGCTGCAAATAG ACTAGCTGATCTGCTTTCAGACTGTCGGGAGGCTCGGGAGCGCCTGGACTCTCTCACCTGTCAG
- the LOC122828590 gene encoding centriolin-like isoform X4 produces MRGGDEEEEDRELNANPLQNHMRVQLPSTMSRKDGQLEGRLDDLLSRIAMETQEIKELEQQLTNQILANEALQRDLQEATTGLQDYLRGLRQQARRSQQQVHVLQTENQSLRRLLQDSHRHCRMVQDPQQEELSALWTEVQALRVRQAELEAELQQLRAEPAHQTTSSMMSPSQDPAPISLLDLNVQLDQFYPTRLQLERLPDSLPEPKNQTEPQHGASSTDSLSAERVHGSAHQNRTGRQEVRPGQNQTVEQNLAPSLASQGTQDSGLELQYLSSPDRGRHQEALPSGGRIRPTPHDPTKVVSAGTSQSFPAGGRMSRRREKQGGRCVSDCLEEKKMQRSLRRHRSVLQVCDELVCLEETLVQRRAELRQADRLLLEAQNCRRTARRDADSLQYQLDDSATCLLEATGHLRELQDGAELLRRKREEEERRLRKMEEQLRSRQEGLQQVESKVTRAANRLADLLSDCREARERLDSLTCQEQHSVWLPRGSRELEDRRRRTNRSGTRTSCPPFII; encoded by the exons atgagaggaggagatgaagaagaggaggacagAGAGCTGAACGCT AACCCGCTGCAGAACCACATGAGGGTCCAGCTACCCAGCACCATGAGCAGGAAGGACGGCCAGCTGGAGGGTCGCCTTGACGACCTCCTGTCACGCATCGCCATGGAGACGCAGGAGATCAAAgagctggagcagcagctgacca ATCAGATTCTGGCCAACGAAGCGCTGCAGAGGGATCTGCAGGAGGCGACTACTGGACTGCAGGACTACCTGAGAGGGCTGAGGCAGCAG gccCGGCGGTCTCAGCAGCAGGTCCATGTTCTTCAGACGGAAAACCAGAGCCTGCGGCGCCTCCTGCAGGACTCCCACAGACACTGCAGGATGGTGCAGGACCCTCAG CAGGAGGAGCTGTCTGCCCTGTGGACGGAGGTTCAGGCTCTGAGGGTCCGACAGGCAGagctggaggcggagcttcagcaGCTGAGGGCGGAGCCAGCCCACCAG acTACTTCCAGCATGATGTCACCATCGCAAGATCCCGCCCCCATTTCTCTGCTAGACTTAAAT gtcCAACTGGACCAGTTTTACCCGACCCGATTACAGCTGGAGCGGCTTCCCGACAGTCTACCAGAACCAAAGAACCAGACGGAACCACAGCATGGAGCCAG TTCTACAGACTCTCTGAGCGCCGAGCGGGTCCACGGGTCGGCCCACCAGAACCGGACCGGCAGGCAGGAGGTCCGACCGGGCCAGAACCAGACAGTGGAGCAGAACCTG GCTCCCAGTCTGGCCTCTCAAGGGACTCAGGACTCCGGTTTGGAGCTGCAGTATCTCAGTTCTCCCGACAGGGGGCGACATCAGGAAGCGCTTCCTTCAGGAG GACGAATTCGTCCAACACCCCATGACCCGACTAAAGTTGTCTCTGCTGGTACCTCCCAAAGTTTTCCAGCAGGGGGCAGGATGTCAAGGCGCAGAGAAAAG cagggAGGCAGATGTGTGTCAGACTGCCTGGAAGAGAAGAAGATGCAACGGTCCCTGCGGCGACACAG gagtGTGCTGCAGGTGTGTGATGAGCTGGTGTGTTTGGAGGAAACTCTGGTGCAGAGACGGGCGGAGCTTCGCCAGGCCGACCGGCTGCTGCTGGAGGCTCAGAACTGCCGCCGGACAGCCAGGAGAgac GCTGACTCGCTGCAGTACCAACTGGACGACAGCGCCACCTGTCTGCTGGAGGCCACAGGGCACCTCAG GGAGCTGCAGGATGGGGCGGAGctgctgaggaggaagagggaggaagaggagcggcgACTCAGGAAGATGGAGGAGCAACTGAGGAGCCGACAGGAGGGGCTGCAGCAGGTGGAGTCAAAGGTCACCAGAGCTGCAAATAG ACTAGCTGATCTGCTTTCAGACTGTCGGGAGGCTCGGGAGCGCCTGGACTCTCTCACCTGTCAG
- the LOC122828590 gene encoding centriolin-like isoform X6: MRGGDEEEEDRELNANPLQNHMRVQLPSTMSRKDGQLEGRLDDLLSRIAMETQEIKELEQQLTSNQILANEALQRDLQEATTGLQDYLRGLRQQARRSQQQVHVLQTENQSLRRLLQDSHRHCRMVQDPQQEELSALWTEVQALRVRQAELEAELQQLRAEPAHQVQLDQFYPTRLQLERLPDSLPEPKNQTEPQHGASSTDSLSAERVHGSAHQNRTGRQEVRPGQNQTVEQNLAPSLASQGTQDSGLELQYLSSPDRGRHQEALPSGGRIRPTPHDPTKVVSAGTSQSFPAGGRMSRRREKQGGRCVSDCLEEKKMQRSLRRHRSVLQVCDELVCLEETLVQRRAELRQADRLLLEAQNCRRTARRDADSLQYQLDDSATCLLEATGHLRELQDGAELLRRKREEEERRLRKMEEQLRSRQEGLQQVESKVTRAANRLADLLSDCREARERLDSLTCQEQHSVWLPRGSRELEDRRRRTNRSGTRTSCPPFII; the protein is encoded by the exons atgagaggaggagatgaagaagaggaggacagAGAGCTGAACGCT AACCCGCTGCAGAACCACATGAGGGTCCAGCTACCCAGCACCATGAGCAGGAAGGACGGCCAGCTGGAGGGTCGCCTTGACGACCTCCTGTCACGCATCGCCATGGAGACGCAGGAGATCAAAgagctggagcagcagctgaccagca ATCAGATTCTGGCCAACGAAGCGCTGCAGAGGGATCTGCAGGAGGCGACTACTGGACTGCAGGACTACCTGAGAGGGCTGAGGCAGCAG gccCGGCGGTCTCAGCAGCAGGTCCATGTTCTTCAGACGGAAAACCAGAGCCTGCGGCGCCTCCTGCAGGACTCCCACAGACACTGCAGGATGGTGCAGGACCCTCAG CAGGAGGAGCTGTCTGCCCTGTGGACGGAGGTTCAGGCTCTGAGGGTCCGACAGGCAGagctggaggcggagcttcagcaGCTGAGGGCGGAGCCAGCCCACCAG gtcCAACTGGACCAGTTTTACCCGACCCGATTACAGCTGGAGCGGCTTCCCGACAGTCTACCAGAACCAAAGAACCAGACGGAACCACAGCATGGAGCCAG TTCTACAGACTCTCTGAGCGCCGAGCGGGTCCACGGGTCGGCCCACCAGAACCGGACCGGCAGGCAGGAGGTCCGACCGGGCCAGAACCAGACAGTGGAGCAGAACCTG GCTCCCAGTCTGGCCTCTCAAGGGACTCAGGACTCCGGTTTGGAGCTGCAGTATCTCAGTTCTCCCGACAGGGGGCGACATCAGGAAGCGCTTCCTTCAGGAG GACGAATTCGTCCAACACCCCATGACCCGACTAAAGTTGTCTCTGCTGGTACCTCCCAAAGTTTTCCAGCAGGGGGCAGGATGTCAAGGCGCAGAGAAAAG cagggAGGCAGATGTGTGTCAGACTGCCTGGAAGAGAAGAAGATGCAACGGTCCCTGCGGCGACACAG gagtGTGCTGCAGGTGTGTGATGAGCTGGTGTGTTTGGAGGAAACTCTGGTGCAGAGACGGGCGGAGCTTCGCCAGGCCGACCGGCTGCTGCTGGAGGCTCAGAACTGCCGCCGGACAGCCAGGAGAgac GCTGACTCGCTGCAGTACCAACTGGACGACAGCGCCACCTGTCTGCTGGAGGCCACAGGGCACCTCAG GGAGCTGCAGGATGGGGCGGAGctgctgaggaggaagagggaggaagaggagcggcgACTCAGGAAGATGGAGGAGCAACTGAGGAGCCGACAGGAGGGGCTGCAGCAGGTGGAGTCAAAGGTCACCAGAGCTGCAAATAG ACTAGCTGATCTGCTTTCAGACTGTCGGGAGGCTCGGGAGCGCCTGGACTCTCTCACCTGTCAG
- the LOC122828590 gene encoding centriolin-like isoform X1, whose protein sequence is MRGGDEEEEDRELNANPLQNHMRVQLPSTMSRKDGQLEGRLDDLLSRIAMETQEIKELEQQLTSNQILANEALQRDLQEATTGLQDYLRGLRQQARRSQQQVHVLQTENQSLRRLLQDSHRHCRMVQDPQQEELSALWTEVQALRVRQAELEAELQQLRAEPAHQTTSSMMSPSQDPAPISLLDLNVQLDQFYPTRLQLERLPDSLPEPKNQTEPQHGASSTDSLSAERVHGSAHQNRTGRQEVRPGQNQTVEQNLAPSLASQGTQDSGLELQYLSSPDRGRHQEALPSGGRIRPTPHDPTKVVSAGTSQSFPAGGRMSRRREKQGGRCVSDCLEEKKMQRSLRRHRSVLQVCDELVCLEETLVQRRAELRQADRLLLEAQNCRRTARRDADSLQYQLDDSATCLLEATGHLRELQDGAELLRRKREEEERRLRKMEEQLRSRQEGLQQVESKVTRAANRLADLLSDCREARERLDSLTCQEQHSVWLPRGSRELEDRRRRTNRSGTRTSCPPFII, encoded by the exons atgagaggaggagatgaagaagaggaggacagAGAGCTGAACGCT AACCCGCTGCAGAACCACATGAGGGTCCAGCTACCCAGCACCATGAGCAGGAAGGACGGCCAGCTGGAGGGTCGCCTTGACGACCTCCTGTCACGCATCGCCATGGAGACGCAGGAGATCAAAgagctggagcagcagctgaccagca ATCAGATTCTGGCCAACGAAGCGCTGCAGAGGGATCTGCAGGAGGCGACTACTGGACTGCAGGACTACCTGAGAGGGCTGAGGCAGCAG gccCGGCGGTCTCAGCAGCAGGTCCATGTTCTTCAGACGGAAAACCAGAGCCTGCGGCGCCTCCTGCAGGACTCCCACAGACACTGCAGGATGGTGCAGGACCCTCAG CAGGAGGAGCTGTCTGCCCTGTGGACGGAGGTTCAGGCTCTGAGGGTCCGACAGGCAGagctggaggcggagcttcagcaGCTGAGGGCGGAGCCAGCCCACCAG acTACTTCCAGCATGATGTCACCATCGCAAGATCCCGCCCCCATTTCTCTGCTAGACTTAAAT gtcCAACTGGACCAGTTTTACCCGACCCGATTACAGCTGGAGCGGCTTCCCGACAGTCTACCAGAACCAAAGAACCAGACGGAACCACAGCATGGAGCCAG TTCTACAGACTCTCTGAGCGCCGAGCGGGTCCACGGGTCGGCCCACCAGAACCGGACCGGCAGGCAGGAGGTCCGACCGGGCCAGAACCAGACAGTGGAGCAGAACCTG GCTCCCAGTCTGGCCTCTCAAGGGACTCAGGACTCCGGTTTGGAGCTGCAGTATCTCAGTTCTCCCGACAGGGGGCGACATCAGGAAGCGCTTCCTTCAGGAG GACGAATTCGTCCAACACCCCATGACCCGACTAAAGTTGTCTCTGCTGGTACCTCCCAAAGTTTTCCAGCAGGGGGCAGGATGTCAAGGCGCAGAGAAAAG cagggAGGCAGATGTGTGTCAGACTGCCTGGAAGAGAAGAAGATGCAACGGTCCCTGCGGCGACACAG gagtGTGCTGCAGGTGTGTGATGAGCTGGTGTGTTTGGAGGAAACTCTGGTGCAGAGACGGGCGGAGCTTCGCCAGGCCGACCGGCTGCTGCTGGAGGCTCAGAACTGCCGCCGGACAGCCAGGAGAgac GCTGACTCGCTGCAGTACCAACTGGACGACAGCGCCACCTGTCTGCTGGAGGCCACAGGGCACCTCAG GGAGCTGCAGGATGGGGCGGAGctgctgaggaggaagagggaggaagaggagcggcgACTCAGGAAGATGGAGGAGCAACTGAGGAGCCGACAGGAGGGGCTGCAGCAGGTGGAGTCAAAGGTCACCAGAGCTGCAAATAG ACTAGCTGATCTGCTTTCAGACTGTCGGGAGGCTCGGGAGCGCCTGGACTCTCTCACCTGTCAG